A part of Primulina eburnea isolate SZY01 chromosome 10, ASM2296580v1, whole genome shotgun sequence genomic DNA contains:
- the LOC140802870 gene encoding uncharacterized protein, which yields MQPATFSDMKCDIPDLKGDNYKIWKERILLQLGWMDIDYAIRKDEQSAITENSIPDDVDLYEKWERSNRLCVMFIKTKISAGMRGSVDQHNNVKELLKAIDEQFQSSDKALASTLIMEFSSLRLTSVRDVREHIMKMRDIAARLKTLEVEMSETFLVHYILCTLPQQYGPFKISYNTHKDK from the coding sequence ATGCAACCTGCGActttttctgatatgaaatgTGACATTCCCGATCTAAAGGgcgataattataaaatttggaaagaaagaattcttCTTCAATTAGGTTGGATGGATATTGATTATGCTATACGGAAAGACGAACAATCTGCTATTACTGAAAACAGCATTCCGGATGATGTCGATCTTTATGAAAAATGGGAGCGATCTAATCGACTCTGTGTAATGTTCATAAAGACCAAAATCTCTGCTGGTATGCGTGGTTCTGTCGATCAGCATAATAATGTCAAAGAATTACTGAAGGCTATTGATGAACAGTTTCAGTCTTCAGATAAGGCTCTAGCAAGCACCCTAATTATGGAATTCTCTTCATTAAGGCTCACTAGTGTGAGAGATGTGCGAGAGCACATCATGAAGATGCGGGACATAGCGGCTCGACTAAAGACACTTGAAGTGGAAATGTCTGAAACTTTTCTTGTGCACTACATTTTATGCACTCTTCCACAACAATATGGACCCTTCAAAATTTCCTACAACACACATAAGGATAAATGA
- the LOC140803346 gene encoding protein C2-DOMAIN ABA-RELATED 4-like, translated as MDSPNANSQSESSAKSLMDNLLGLLRIRVKRGINLAVRDVRSSDPYVVVKMGRQKLKTRVIRKDVNPEWNEDLTLSISNPSTPITLTVYDHDTFSMDDKMGVAEFDIRPYIEALKMNLGGLPSGTIITKIQPSRSNCLAEESSVIWKDGKVVQDLCLRLKNVECGEVELQLQWIDLPGSKGF; from the exons ATGGATTCGCCCAATGCAAACAGCCAGTCAGAAAGTTCTGCGAAATCTCTGATGGATAATTTGTTGGGGCTGCTTAGAATTCGGGTCAAAAGAGGCATCAATCTTGCTGTCCGTGATGTCCGAAGTAGTGATCCCTACGTTGTTGTGAAGATGGGCAGACAG AAGTTGAAGACCCGTGTTATCAGAAAGGATGTAAATCCAGAATGGAACGAGGACTTGACACTTTCCATTTCGAATCCTAGTACTCCAATTACGCTG ACTGTCTATGACCACGACACATTCAGCATGGACGACAAAATGGGAGTCGCAGAATTTGATATACGACCATACATAGAAGCCTTGAAGATGAATCTTGGGGGGCTTCCAAGTGGCACCATAATCACAAAGATACAACCATCCAGGTCCAATTGCCTCGCTGAAGAAAGTTCTGTGATCTGGAAAGATGGGAAAGTGGTGCAAGATTTGTGCCTGAGATTGAAAAACGTCGAGTGTGGTGAAGTCGAACTTCAGCTCCAGTGGATTGATCTTCCTGGCTCTAAAGGTTTCTAA